One Prinia subflava isolate CZ2003 ecotype Zambia chromosome 8, Cam_Psub_1.2, whole genome shotgun sequence DNA window includes the following coding sequences:
- the KCNK15 gene encoding potassium channel subfamily K member 15: MKRQNLRTAALILCIFSYLLVGAAVFDALESEAESGRKRLLEQKRGELRRKYRFSADDYRELERLVLQAEPHRAGRQWKFAGSFYFAITVITTIGYGHAAPGTDAGKVFCMFYAILGIPLTLVMFQSLGERMNTVVRLLLKKIKKCLGMRTTHVSMENMVLVGFLSCMGTLCIGAAAFSYFEGWTFFHAYYYCFITLTTIGFGDFVALQKNEALQKKPPYVAFSFMYILVGLTVIGAFLNLVVLRFLTMNSEDERRDAEERASLRRARNNIHLKPKEDSRSSNAIFLPVEDRTSQINLIPLVQEDAERQRRQSAASAAAVPSFCTCLCYRPQVCGSPAPSHPETLSCHTNPVYYNSISYKIDEVSLSTRGQTGSSPGSTLSSSSPRCRQHPRPRRRSI; encoded by the exons ATGAAGCGGCAGAACCTGCGCACGGCCGCGCTCATCCTCTGCATCTTCTCCTACCTGCTGGTGGGCGCCGCGGTCTTCGATGCGCTGGAGTCGGAGGCGGAGAGCGGCCGCAAGcggctgctggagcagaagcGCGGGGAGCTGCGGAGGAAGTACCGCTTCTCCGCCGACGATTACCGGGAGCTGGAGCGGCTGGTGCTGCAGGCCGAGCCGCACCGCGCCGGTCGCCAGTGGAAGTTCGCCGGCTCCTTCTACTTCGCCATCACGGTCATCACCACCATCG GTTATGGGCACGCTGCTCCCGGCACAGATGCTGGCAAAGTCTTCTGCATGTTCTACGCCATCCTGGGCATCCCCCTGACGCTGGTCATGTTCCAGAGCCTGGGGGAGCGCATGAACACCGTCGTGCGGCTACTGCTCAAGAAGATCAAGAAGTGTCTGGGCATGAGGACAACCCACGTCTCCATGGAGAACATGGTCCTGGTGGGCTTTCTGTCCTGCATGGGCACCCTGTGCATCGGTGCCGCAGCCTTCTCTTACTTCGAGGGCTGGACTTTCTTCCACGCCTATTACTACTGCTTCATAACCTTGACCACTATTGGCTTTGGAGACTTTGTGGCTCTGCAGAAGAACGAGGCTTTGCAGAAGAAGCCCCCGTACGTGGCTTTCAGCTTCATGTACATCCTGGTGGGCCTGACCGTCATCGGCGCCTTCCTCAACCTGGTGGTGCTGCGGTTCCTGACGATGAACTCGGAGGACGAGCGGCGCGACGCCGAAGAGCGAGCCTCGCTGAGGAGAGCCCGCAACAACATCCACCTCAAGCCAAAAGAGGACAGCCGCAGCAGCAACGCCATTTTTCTCCCCGTGGAGGACAGGACGAGCCAGATAAACCTGATCCCGCTGGTGCAGGAGGACGCggagcggcagcggcggcagtCGGCCGCCTCGGCGGCCGCGGTGCCATCCTTCTGCACGTGCCTGTGCTACAGACCCCAGGTGTGTGGCAGCCCGGCGCCCTCCCACCCCGAGACCCTGAGCTGCCACACCAACCCTGTGTACTACAACTCCATTTCCTACAAAATCGACGAGGTGTCCCTGAGCACGCGGGGCCAGACCGGCTCCTCCCCGGGGAGCACTCTGTCTTCCAGCAGCCCTCGCTGCCGGCAGCACCCCCGGCCGCGGAGGAGATCCATCTAG